A region of Ochotona princeps isolate mOchPri1 chromosome 2, mOchPri1.hap1, whole genome shotgun sequence DNA encodes the following proteins:
- the RIIAD1 gene encoding RIIa domain-containing protein 1, giving the protein MALLPSELLSGLLGPDPGVLSPEQLEKLREFKIQTRIANEKYLRAHKEVEFLISGFLRELFLKRPENIREFAADYFTDPRLPNKIHRQLIKDKKAA; this is encoded by the exons ATGGCGTTGCTGCCCAGCGAGCTGCTGAGTGGGCTGCTGGGACCCGACCCTGGGGTGCTGAGCCCCGAGCAGCTGGAGAAGTTGCGTGAGTTCAAG ATTCAGACTCGGATAGCCAATGAGAAGTATCTAAGGGCCCACAAAGAAGTGGAGTTTCTCATCAGTGGTTTCTTAAG AGAACTGTTCTTGAAAAGACCAGAGAACATCCGGGAATTTGCTGCAG ATTATTTCACGGATCCAAGACTTCCCAACAAGATTCACAGGCAGCTAATTAAAGACAAGAAAGCGGCTTAA